The Burkholderia pyrrocinia genome includes a window with the following:
- a CDS encoding efflux transporter outer membrane subunit, whose amino-acid sequence MRFLHPLPFARRVVAPGVAAALTALSACSTLPPYSPPTVAVPAHYAGIPASGVPATGVPASGTPAAQPGWNVAAPADAAPRGAWWTVFDDAGLNALEARVDISNQTVKKAVADLQQARAMVDYQHAGFLPTVTAGIAQSRARVSQNKLGSSLAGKTTPDYQAGVAASWEPDLFGRVRDAVTGAQANADASAADLQAVKLSVTATLATDYFALRSLDTQKQLLDDTVRAYANALKLLKQQLAAGAIDASAVAQAATQLESTRTQDTDIDASRAQLQHAIATLVGESASTFALPPRVQSFDVPAIPAGVPSQLLERRPDIAAAERRVAAANAQIGEARAAFFPDLVLSASAGLESGFFAPWLAAPSLFWSLGSQLAGTLFDGGRRSASLRGAHAQYDGVVADYRQTVLVAFQQVEDQLSALDALASEAGSQQRATDAADLSLRLTTNRYNAGAVSYLDVVTAQTIALTNRRLADQIAARRMEAAVGLLTALGGGWHTGAHVTAAGHPAATPSAS is encoded by the coding sequence CGTTCGCCCGCCGCGTCGTCGCGCCAGGCGTCGCCGCCGCTTTGACCGCGTTGTCCGCGTGCTCGACGTTGCCGCCCTATTCGCCGCCCACCGTCGCGGTGCCCGCGCACTATGCGGGCATACCGGCTTCGGGCGTACCGGCTACGGGCGTACCGGCTTCGGGCACGCCCGCCGCGCAGCCGGGCTGGAACGTCGCTGCGCCGGCCGATGCCGCACCGCGCGGCGCGTGGTGGACCGTCTTCGACGATGCCGGCCTGAACGCGCTCGAAGCGCGTGTCGACATCTCGAACCAGACCGTGAAGAAGGCCGTCGCCGATCTCCAGCAGGCGCGCGCGATGGTCGACTACCAGCATGCGGGGTTCCTGCCGACCGTCACGGCCGGCATCGCGCAGAGCCGCGCGCGCGTGTCGCAGAACAAGCTCGGCTCGTCGCTCGCCGGTAAAACGACCCCCGACTATCAGGCCGGCGTGGCCGCGAGCTGGGAACCCGACCTGTTCGGCCGCGTGCGCGACGCGGTGACCGGCGCGCAGGCGAACGCCGACGCGAGCGCGGCCGACCTGCAGGCCGTGAAGCTGTCGGTCACGGCCACGCTCGCGACCGACTATTTCGCGCTGCGCTCGCTCGATACGCAGAAGCAGTTGCTCGACGATACGGTGCGTGCGTATGCGAACGCGCTGAAGCTGCTGAAACAGCAGCTCGCGGCCGGCGCGATCGATGCGTCGGCCGTCGCGCAGGCCGCGACGCAACTCGAATCGACCCGCACGCAGGACACCGACATCGATGCGTCGCGTGCGCAGCTCCAGCATGCGATCGCGACGCTCGTCGGCGAAAGCGCGTCGACGTTCGCGCTGCCGCCGCGCGTGCAATCGTTCGACGTGCCGGCGATCCCGGCCGGCGTGCCGTCGCAACTGCTCGAGCGGCGGCCCGACATCGCGGCGGCCGAACGCCGCGTCGCGGCCGCGAACGCGCAGATCGGCGAGGCGCGCGCCGCGTTCTTTCCCGACCTCGTGCTGTCGGCGAGCGCGGGGCTCGAAAGCGGGTTCTTCGCGCCGTGGCTCGCCGCGCCGAGCCTGTTCTGGTCGCTCGGCTCGCAGCTCGCCGGCACGCTGTTCGACGGCGGCCGCCGCAGCGCGTCGCTGCGCGGCGCGCATGCGCAATACGACGGGGTGGTCGCCGACTATCGGCAGACGGTGCTCGTTGCGTTCCAGCAGGTCGAGGATCAGCTTTCCGCGCTCGATGCGCTCGCATCGGAGGCCGGCAGCCAGCAGCGCGCGACCGATGCGGCCGACCTGTCGCTGCGGCTGACGACCAACCGCTACAACGCGGGCGCCGTCAGCTACCTCGATGTCGTGACCGCGCAGACGATCGCGCTGACCAACCGGCGCCTGGCCGACCAGAT